From Aegilops tauschii subsp. strangulata cultivar AL8/78 chromosome 5, Aet v6.0, whole genome shotgun sequence:
TCCACTCGGCGTCGTCCACCATGGCGCGGGAGTCCACGGTGCCATCCACGTGATCCACGAGATTGTTCTCGCGGAAGAGCAGCGTGAAGTACGTCTTCCACGCGAAGTACGTGGAGTTGGAGGCGTCGAGGATCACGGGGACGCGTGCATGAACGTTGATGTCGCGGATCTCGGCAGGGTCGACGGCGAAGGGGTTGGAGTAGGTGGAGGCGTTGGATGACATGGCGAGGAGATCGtggggagggaggcggcggcgcggctgaggagaggcggcgcggcggcgggaggtAGGCGGCGCGGCTGGAAGgggcggcgcggcgtggaggggaaGGCGTGCGGTGGGAAGGCGGCgcgcggggaggaggggtggtggcggcggcggcggtggcccgAGGCGGTGGCTAGGGTTAGCGGAAGCTGGAAGATCGACTTGCGATAGATACCatgtagagaatgatttggtgttcgataattgattgatcgtgcactaggcacgtatatatatatatatatatatatatatatatatatatatatatatatatatatatatatgtataagGGTGCGACCGGTATCTTGTCTCGTAAGATACACGTACATACAGAGGGAGACAGATACTACAGGTATTGCATACAGAACCTGGACCATGTACACATGCTCAACACCCCGAAGTACTATTTCTCTCCGGCCCCCGCCGGCGGCAGCGCCACCGATCAAATCCACGTCGATCGTCCGGTAAACTAAAGAGCAAAGCTTCGCTGGCTAACCAGTCAGCAGAGGATGATCTGGGCGACGAACAAATTACGCCAATCATGCCGGCGTTTGACCGTGTATGGTTTAGATAGATATACAATCTTATCCTGCGCCCCGGGTGAGGTGTGGTGCTCGATCGAGTAGACCATTCTCTTTTACGCTTTGCTTTGCCAATTTGCCTGCCTTTCCATCCCGTTGGTTAGTTCTAACCACACATGATTGCCGATTGACATCCAGATAACAAGTGGGGAAAAGGGGCTTGGAGAAAACGTGATCGGTGATCCAGTTAAAAGCCAAAGGGCAAAGGTGGCAGCTGGGGGGAGGGTGTCCCAACTCGCCGGAGTGGCCGGGCGGGCCGCCGTCCGTCCGCCCGTCCTCCATGCATGGCGTCGGCATGGGGCCGCCACTAGCTACGGCAACACCAATTATCTCGGTCGTGAGTGGCGGTTTTAGGCCAGCGCCGGAGCGCAGCGGAGCACGTGTTGCCGGGCAATTTGCGCCGTGCCGTGTGCTACGCAGGCCGGCCGGCCAATCCTCCCCGTCAAGGGCTCTTTGATTTAGTTTCCGGTGGACATGGCATTGGCATGGCCTGTATTCACCAATGAACTCTCAAAGAAGCACGCATGCACTGAACCAAGACGGTTTCTCTATGTGAACAGagtggactatactatatactcCTAGGACAGACGCGCTGGTACCTTTGGTCCTTGGGATCGGTCACAAGCTGCTCCTGGCATGTGATGTGCGGAAGGCGCCTATGTTTATCCGGATCTCTGGGTTTTGGTTTGGTTTGACACACGTACCTGACGTGGCGGGCCACCCTACGCATGGGCCTGCTGACTCTGGTCGGTCTCGCCTCACGTTGCTCCTACTCTATGCTACGCGGGCGCCACGCACAAGGTTACTTCTCTCCTTCTCAATTTCTTCCCATTTGATCATATTCATCGCCATCTTGTTTGTTTTTTGCTACTGCTTTTGGCCGTGGAATCCCTCTCGTGCCCCTCACTCACACGACAGACAGACGACAGCATATGATCATTTCCACGTCTGATAGATCGGTTCACTACACTTGAGATGCATGCATGGCTGTCGCAGGCACCGTGACTAGCAACAGTAAAATTGTAGTAATGTCTGCATCTTCGCCTGGAGTTGCACCACCTTTTTTTAATGCAAGTTGGACCATTATTGTACCAATAATACTAATAAGAAAAAAAAGACCACAAGTGGCATAGGTTAATTTGTCCAGACCGACCGGTCGCACCTGTAATTTGGAAGGTGACATGTGCCCAGTTGTAGCAAAAAAAAAGAGCCAGGGAATGAAAATGGCAGAGAGAATGGGGCTAGCCAGCAATGAAAACATGCCACAGGAATTTTTCAAGGCAGGACAATGCATGGCTCATTCGAAAGTGATACTCCCACTTAGCATGAGCTTCATTATGAATCATATCTCTCCACCTGATTAAGCCACTTGGAGTATCCCAGACCCTATAAAACCGCAGCACCCAGCtcttccctcctccctccctaGCTCCCACTCCACACAGAGACCAGAGACGCCCCCTGCTCTCATCTCATCTTGTCCCACAGAGAACCAACGAGGAAAATGCCGCGCCACCTGCTGCAGCAGTCCGTCGACCGCCTCGCCGCGCTGGCCGCGCCTCCGGCGGCCGCCATGGCGCGCGGCGGGACGAGCGTGCACACGGACACGCTGCTCATCCTGGCGGCGGTGCTCTGCTTCCTGCTCTGCGTGGTCGGGCTGGCCATGGTGGCCCGGTGCTCCCGCCTGTGCAACCCCTCCGCCTTCTCCGTCGACGCGCCGGGGGCAGTCGCCGCGCCGTGCAAGGGGATCAAGAAGAAGGCGCTGCAAGCGCTGCCCACCGTGTCGTGGCGGCCAGAGCAGGAGAAGAATGATGAGGAGGCGGGGGAGCGGCCGGAGTGCGCCATCTGCCTGGCGGAGTTCGCGGGCGGCGACGAGGTGCGCGTGCTCCCGACGTGCGGACACGGTTTCCACGCCGCCTGCGTGGACGTCTGGCTGCTCTCCAGCTCCACCTGCCCCTCCTGCCGGCGCGCCCTCGTCGTGTCGCCGGCGCCGTTGGCAACCGAGTCGCCCCCTCCCCAAACATGTTGCGAGCGCGCCGACGTCCTTGCGGCGCAGGCCTCGGCCGCCGTCTCTGGCTCCGGCCGCTGCCGGCCGTCGGCACAGTAGCGTCTCCGCCGGAGCAACTTAGTATGCTCGCAACGTGCATACGACACACACACACGTGACACGTATATAGCCGCTCTTTGTCAATAGATCTTGGCCAGCAGGTAGTACGTACGTATACGTACAAAATGCAACTGTACAGTGTGCGAGATGGCGCATCTCGCTTGATTTGTGTTGGTAACATTATCACCCATCGGTAAATAGTTTCAAATCACCTTCTTTTTTCCGACGGTACTTTCAAATCAATTTCATCAGTTCACAAAAAGAGTAGGAACTCAGAAAGTGAAAAAGGAATATACAGACGTGGGTGCTGTAGGTCGTGGCATACATAAAGCGCGCGTACGGCAGCTACGCTTTAGGTAAAGATCATCGTCGTCACTCGTCACCAGGACGTGTTCATGTGGACCGACCGGTCGCTTTACCGCAAGAGGGGCGGCGAAGTGTGATCAAGTGCCGATCATGGCGGCGGCGCCGCGGTCGTGCTCACCCCCGTCGCGTCGTGGCCGGCATTCGGCAAGGTGGTGGCGCCGGGCACGCACGCACGCCGGATATTTTAGGCCGTGATGTGATGTGCCGCGATGCGGTGGGTACAGTACGTACTCCGGGCTGCACGGACACGTGTGCGTACGGACGGAGGACGGCGGCCCCATCGCTGGTCGAGGGAGGTGCTCTCGTGCGGTTCATCGCCATCCGTCGACGGTCGACCCCGCCGAGGAATGATGATGGGCTACCCATGCAAGCAGATGCAACAACTCTCCACCTAATTTCCACGTCAAATCAAACCGCCTCGAGTGTTTCCTCCACCTCCGGCGCTCCATACCTTGGCTACAATGTTTCTTCTCTggccccggcggcggcggcatgcATGGATCCACGTCGGCCGGTAGAAGAGCGAGCCTTTTCCGATCAGGAGGCCCCGGCGGCGAGCGAGGAGCTACCAATCAGGAGGGAGGGTTTATGGTAGGAGTAAAATTTTGTGATGGGTCTAGTAGGCACTGCGCTTTACAAATCGGCTTATCGTCTCCTTTTCACGTACGCATTGCTTTGTACGTAGTATTGTTTGTTCCCTTTTCGATGCCATTAGTTCTACTCACCATGATTGTCATCTAGATAACAAGTGGGCAAAGAGTAAAAGAAACGTGACCCAATTAGACCCAAAGCGCAAAGGCAGAGGGGAGGTGGAAACTCGGGGAGGGGGCATGTCCCAACTCCCAACTCGACCGGTAGAACGGGCCGCCGGCCAGCCGGCGGGGGCGTCCATCCATGGCTAGCTGGGGTCGCCTCGCCACTAGGCTACACTAGCTCCACCTGATCGCCGTCGATCGTCAGTGGCGGTTTTAGGCCGCACGCCAATCTCGACGAACCAATTTCTCCCGTCAGCTTTGTTTGCTTGTTTGTAGCTTTTGATTGATTAGAGCATCTCTAGCGGATACTGCAAAATGGCCTCTGGAAAATACATTTTAAGGCTCTCCCAAAAATGATTTTTCGGTACCACCAAGGCTCTGGCGAAACAGATTCGCAAAACCGTTTTCGGGGTTTTAGGCAAATTCATACAATACAATAATCATCTTAATTACAACAAATGTTTAAATGCGAATAAATTAAACAATAACAAATCGTTTGAAATGAAAAGAATTGTTCAAATCACACATGAAtacaaataaaatcaaatgaatAAAATGAGAGTGTACTAGGAGTGAAAGCTCCCGCTCCTTCGTCGGGCGCGCGATGTTGGACACCGCTGATGCCGCCATGCTCCAAAGCACAGGAACGAGCTTCCGCCCACGCGCAGATGAATCATGTGGGGATGGACAGGAGGCTGGAACAGTAATGAGCTCCGGGGAGAGAGCTTTGCCACCGATGCCGCCACCTTTTCTTGGGGGCTGATGTGTGAACTGAGGGAGAAAAGGAGGATATATTGGCTGGCAAAGACATTATTAATGGTTCCGATACCTAGCGGCAGAGAATCCATCGTCCATATCTGTGTTGTGATTCGTGTTGGGACCCACCTATTAAATATCAATTGTTGCTATACAAATGAGTTTGCtgcaatatactccctctgtctcgAATTACTTGCCGTATAAATGGGTAGAAATTGATGTACTATCTAGAACtaaaaatacgtctatatacatccatttctacgaaaagtaattcagaatgaAGTGAGTACATAGTAATACGGCCGACATGCACAGGCTTTTGTCGGGCAGAGTAGTAGAGTCGAGGGTTGCTTTTGTGAGAAGAGTACCACACACGAGGGATGGGTGGTGGCTAAGATGGCAATGGGGCCATGAAACCCACGCCCTCGCGTTTTTTTTTACCCTATTAGGGGACGGTAATGAGCGTGTTTCTAAGCCCATGGGGCTGCTGCTGGGTAAATTATAAAATCTGGCTCATCTCCCAGGTTTAAACCCGTTCCAGCAGTACCCAAACCCGAAACCCGCCATACCCATGAAATTGTTGAGGTATGGACCCTGGAATAGACATGAGCCGGCGAAAACTTAGCAGCCTGCTTTAACCCCCTAATTTTAATCCATCCCACCTCCAGCAAAACATTAACCATGAATTGCCATCTCGTTGAACTATGTATGGCAGAAATATGCTCATGTTTGTTGCTGAAATATGCTCATATTTGCTGCTGATATATGCTATTGTTTTGTGCTGAAGTACACATGTTTGTTGCTGAAATATGCTATTGTTTTGTGCTGAAAATGCTCATGTTTTCTTGCTGAAATATGCTCCTTTTTGCTGCTGTTATTGCTGAAATGCTGTTGAAGTATACTCATGTTTGCTACTGAAATGCTATTCTTTGTGGCTACTATTGGTCCCATATTTTGCTGCTGAAAAGTGCTGATTTTGTTGTTGCTATTTGCCGAAATATACTTTTATTTTCTAGAGAAATGCTGCTATTTTTGCTGACCGTTTGCGGGGATGGGTTCCCGTGGGTACACAAAACTCTACGGGTTTAGGGAATGGGCAAAAAACGGGATCCGTGCATGAGGACGGACACGGGCTTACTGTTTTCTCACGGGAACGAGGATGGGCATGCGAAAACCCGACGGGTTTCGTCCCCAACTCATTGCCACCTTGAGTGGTGACTGCATGCACGTCGtgtcctcctctctctccaaACAGAAAACTTGCGTCTATTTTCAATATGGCATCTTGAACTGATCATAACTTTTGAATCGAATTTTAGCTTTCCAAACATTTTACATATTTGAACTCAGGTTGACAAGATATTTAAATAGACAAAAATCTTGGATATATTTTGACCAGTTTGAATTTCCAATCacattttaatttcattactggTTACTCCTATAGTTACTGAGCTCAGGCTAAAAAAGAGCACCACCTACTGATGGGACCCGGTCATCAGATTTCTGTTGAAATGGTTGTTCTGATATAATTTGTGTTTTTTTTTGTTACTGGTTAGTCCTATAGTTGTTGTTCCCTAGAGTTGTGGTTATCAGTTACCCGGGCCCTAAATGTTGTGTATTTGCACAATTCTCATTTTAAAATTAGCAtgtaccactagtagaaaaagagtcAAATGTGAGatacattagtcccggtttgcatttgagccggcactaatgtgtccattagtgccggttcaaacgGCTAGGCGGGAGGAGATCTTTAATACCCGTTCAGtgcgaacctttagtaccggttcatgccacgaaccgatACTAAAGAGGCTGGTGCCTGGCcagcccctttagtaccggttcgtggcatgaaccggtagtaaagaggttgtggcaggctgtttttagtcccacctcgctcccctagcaagatttttaccaccttaaatatgttacttctcaaactatatAGAAccagctactttattttagtaagaaaattaatagaacaagtttatttttagtaaatgcttagttgaattaatataagtagttgaattagtttgaattaatagaacaagtaagtgtttaatgtttcacctatatgaacataggaaatgtcgtctgacgacgaaaaagttttcattaagtgcgaatactgtgaagaccagcgcggcctgtgcgacagaaatttccttgttgatgataggcgcttcagcatcaagctggatgagacctttgaagtggatacagtaagtcacaacgacaagtcttttttcgtaattaagcatgacttatatatgcttcatttgcttcaacttataattttaaattttcactattctattAACGCATCCCCTGTCATgtaagaatttttgtcttggataagatatgtttcagtgctatggaaactatggaggtaaagagagtttacctgaatccgagcatggttatactttcaacgtcaaattatacaatgcagacacgtacacctattttgaatgtaAAACTTGGCAatcactatgcaaggcttatgcatttgagcctgatatggttatcacatttgatattcgtccggaagatgatattgaaggtaataaatacatctgggtcgatgtgcatacgcctccagttctaccattatgtgagtttctcaaccatatttatgtctttgatattgtttattcaaaaatagttgacaactaatttctattgacagcttattttcattcaagcaaacatgtccggcgcttggtagacaggacctactactatcccggagctgaactaaactgcatggagataagtcattatgtttcatggcttgaggatcttcatatTGTTAAGACAAATTTTTttcctgcacttagaaatgttagtactcaaaacgtgcggccaatagtgatcgtattgaactacggttacatctatttacgaaagatggtaagatttttactatttgtcctcagtgtatcttttgcatacattatttttttgctaaactttcattgctaagtatattaattactatacgatgttcttcaacagggactcccgatgacagttgtgcctcagtggatcgagactaaaggtcacatgtcaattgttagcttacggccaagatatcctacattgcacatgagtgcattcaggatttctaaaagcgatgaatgcttaatagtgaaagattggagcaaaattgttaacgatctcagagaagtactagggggcagcaatgagaagcgcagcccacgattaggagacaggttcatctgcatgctccagtatgatgaatcaggagagctatacatgttctatgctattttacctgagagagagcagcatgagtgatttagctagttcatgctcttagtacttgtcctctcatgtccgtgttcttcgtcctgaacttaatctcaaagagtgatttgcttttgtggtgttatgaacgcttataatatcatgaccatgttgaactcgatgatatctttgcttctggtacaagtgaatgttttttctttaagctagtgttggtggtgattagatagcggtaatgactatgatgaataaacagtggtaatgacgactatgatgatttttagctagctagtatactgttgttgatgatatgatgcaagagtttttatattaatatgatgatgatgatgatgagttattatatcatttatgaaaaaaaccgcagattagtttcagctggatggatcctagctaggATTCACATgcatccagttgaaactaatctgcggtactttcacctaatgatttaacaactaaaataatcagtaaattaaattgaaaacacaaaattaaaggaaaaataaaaaataaaatcaaaacacccccaaacatttagtacccgagcctggctcgtgccacgtggtggtactttagcgccggttcatgatgaaccggtactaaagggggacctttagtccccactctttagtgccggttgtggaaccggcactaaaggcctttacgaaccggtgctaaagccCAGTTCTACACTAGtgtactaaagtagtgatctggACGCTCTTATATTTTTTTACGGAGAGAGATAGAAATAACAATTCTCTATGGTTGGTTGGTTTGCTTAAATATTCAGATGGGTATGTGCGATCGTATAGTACACTGGTATCATATTTTGTGACTGTGATCAAGTACTCAAACCAAAAAATCTTCAAGGGTCAAAGGTTTTCCGGGAAAGTGCGAGAGATGCTTGTATCTCCATCTCGAGTACAAGATTCTAAATCTTAAATAAATGTGCTCCTAAGTAGCAAAGCATAGATTAATTAGCTCAGATACGTCGGACCTAATTTGGAGAGTGACATGTATCCAGTTGTAGCAAAAATGATGAAGGAAAAGGCAGAGAGATTGGAATGTAGCAATGAAAATATTCTATAAGAAAAATGGTTCGAAAGTGACACTCCCGCTTAGCATCGCTATGAATCGTATCCCTCTACCTAAGCTTAGCTAATCCTGACATTATAACAAACGCAGCTCAAACACCTAACTCTTGCCTCCTCCGCAATCCCCACCACACACAACACGGTGACGACCTAAAACTGGCCCCTCCATCCCTCCTGCCACAGTGCTCTCAAGTCCGATCTCATCCTGTCCCACCGAGAAAGAACGAGAATGCCGCGCCACCTGATGCAGCAGTCCGTCGACCGCCTGGCCGCGATGGCCGCCCGGCCGGTGGCCGGCGGTGGGACGAGCGTGCACACGGACACGCTGCTCATCCTGGCGGCGGTGCTCTGTTTCCTGCTCTGCGTGGTCGGGTTGGCCATGGTCGCCCGCTGCTCCCGCATGTGCAACCCCTCCGCCTTCTCCGTCGAGTACGTGCCGGGCGCAATGGCCAAGGCGCCGTGCAAGGGGATGAAGAAGAAGGCGCTGGAGTCGCTGCCGACCGTGTCGTGGCAGCCGGAGCCGAGCAAGGAGGTGGACGAGGATGGGGCGGAGCGGCCGGAATGCGCCATCTGCTTGGCGGAGTTCACGCGCGGCGACGAGGTGCGCGTGCTCCCGCACTGCGGACACGGCTTCCACACCGCCTGCGTCGACGCGTGGCTCCTCTCCAGCACCACCTGCCCGTCCTGCCGCCGCGCCCTCGTCGTCGTGGCCGCCCAATCGCCGGCAGCCACCGAGTCGCCCCCTCCCCGGACGTGCTGCGACCGTGCCGACGTAGTCGCGGCTGCGCAGGCCTCAGCCGCCGGCACAGTAGCC
This genomic window contains:
- the LOC109772308 gene encoding RING-H2 finger protein ATL80-like, with protein sequence MPRHLMQQSVDRLAAMAARPVAGGGTSVHTDTLLILAAVLCFLLCVVGLAMVARCSRMCNPSAFSVEYVPGAMAKAPCKGMKKKALESLPTVSWQPEPSKEVDEDGAERPECAICLAEFTRGDEVRVLPHCGHGFHTACVDAWLLSSTTCPSCRRALVVVAAQSPAATESPPPRTCCDRADVVAAAQASAAGTVADETGRGTSTSDLSFVS
- the LOC109772286 gene encoding RING-H2 finger protein ATL80 yields the protein MPRHLLQQSVDRLAALAAPPAAAMARGGTSVHTDTLLILAAVLCFLLCVVGLAMVARCSRLCNPSAFSVDAPGAVAAPCKGIKKKALQALPTVSWRPEQEKNDEEAGERPECAICLAEFAGGDEVRVLPTCGHGFHAACVDVWLLSSSTCPSCRRALVVSPAPLATESPPPQTCCERADVLAAQASAAVSGSGRCRPSAQ